The following proteins are encoded in a genomic region of Xanthomonas cassavae CFBP 4642:
- a CDS encoding DUF4190 domain-containing protein codes for MNVVVRQTSAMAIVSLVAGILGWTLIPFLGSICAIITGHLARAEIRRHPQDLDGDGLAIGGLILGWLAVALWVLGIAVFILFFGGMAWLAAANS; via the coding sequence ATGAACGTTGTCGTTCGACAGACCAGCGCCATGGCCATCGTCAGCCTGGTAGCCGGCATTCTCGGCTGGACGCTGATTCCCTTCCTCGGCAGCATCTGCGCCATCATCACCGGCCACCTGGCACGGGCGGAAATCCGCCGTCATCCACAGGACCTGGATGGCGACGGGCTGGCGATCGGCGGTCTGATCCTGGGCTGGCTGGCAGTGGCACTATGGGTGCTGGGCATTGCGGTCTTCATTCTTTTCTTTGGCGGCATGGCGTGGCTGGCGGCCGCCAACAGTTGA
- the pgaD gene encoding poly-beta-1,6-N-acetyl-D-glucosamine biosynthesis protein PgaD produces the protein MTPPIINLPQRLGRSRRLAYGAATAGAWMVYFYLWAPLATLIAWFLGLRSAYTELYLQHNALDPFALGALPVIALMSAITTVGWAEYNRLRFAKADKRKRPRTVPEPEVDQRLGATEQLGPLLRHSRISTVAMDKFARPVAVLVVQHR, from the coding sequence ATGACACCGCCCATCATCAACCTGCCGCAACGCCTCGGCCGCTCGCGCCGCCTCGCCTACGGCGCCGCCACCGCCGGCGCCTGGATGGTCTACTTCTATTTATGGGCGCCGCTGGCCACGCTGATCGCCTGGTTCCTGGGCCTGCGCAGCGCCTACACAGAGTTGTATCTGCAGCACAACGCACTGGACCCCTTCGCCCTTGGCGCGCTGCCGGTGATCGCGTTGATGAGCGCCATCACCACTGTTGGCTGGGCCGAGTACAACCGCCTGCGCTTTGCCAAAGCCGACAAGCGCAAGCGCCCGCGCACCGTACCCGAACCGGAAGTCGACCAACGCCTGGGCGCCACCGAACAACTCGGCCCGCTGCTTCGCCACAGCCGAATCTCGACGGTCGCGATGGACAAGTTTGCGCGGCCTGTCGCGGTACTTGTGGTGCAACATCGGTGA
- the amaB gene encoding L-piperidine-6-carboxylate dehydrogenase, producing MSADLLKALDLAASNSGTYLGEATWSQATGAGVLQPLNPTTNAVIADVQATTPDDYELIVQRAQAAFKVWRTTPAPRRGEAVRLCGEALRAHKDALGSLVALEMGKSKPEGDGEVQEMIDIADFAVGQSRMLYGYTMHSERPGHRMYEQYQPLGLVGIISAFNFPVAVWAWNAFLAAICGDICIWKPSNKTPLTAIATMKICNAALKDAGFPDIFFLINDAGTSLSEKLVEDTRIPLISFTGSTQIGRVVAEKVAHRLGRCLLELGGNNAIILDETADLKLAIPGIVFGAVGTAGQRCTTTRRLIVHDSIYGNVLATLVKAYKQLDSKIGDPTDPANLMGPLNSQGAVAQFLDSIAKAKAAGGTVEVGGTAIDRPGNFVLPAIVTGLQNSDAVVQHETFAPILYVMKYSTLDEAIDLQNGVPQGLSSSIFTQNLKAAEKFLSAAGSDCGIANVNIGTSGAEIGGAFGGEKETGGGRESGSDAWKVYMRRQTNTINYSDSLPLAQGIKFDL from the coding sequence ATGTCCGCTGACCTGCTCAAGGCGCTCGACCTCGCCGCGTCCAATTCCGGCACCTACCTCGGCGAGGCGACCTGGTCGCAGGCCACCGGTGCCGGGGTGCTGCAGCCGCTCAATCCGACCACCAACGCGGTCATCGCCGATGTGCAGGCGACCACGCCGGACGATTACGAACTGATCGTCCAGCGCGCCCAGGCGGCCTTCAAGGTGTGGCGCACCACGCCGGCGCCGCGCCGCGGCGAAGCCGTTCGCCTGTGTGGCGAAGCGCTGCGTGCGCACAAGGATGCGCTCGGTTCGCTGGTGGCGCTGGAAATGGGCAAGAGCAAGCCCGAAGGCGATGGCGAAGTGCAGGAGATGATCGACATCGCCGATTTCGCCGTGGGCCAGAGCCGCATGCTCTACGGCTACACCATGCATTCCGAACGTCCTGGCCACCGCATGTACGAGCAGTACCAGCCGCTGGGCCTGGTGGGCATCATCAGCGCGTTCAACTTCCCGGTGGCGGTGTGGGCCTGGAATGCGTTCCTGGCGGCGATCTGCGGCGATATCTGCATCTGGAAGCCGTCCAACAAGACGCCGCTGACCGCGATCGCCACGATGAAGATCTGCAACGCGGCGCTGAAGGATGCCGGCTTCCCGGACATCTTCTTCCTGATCAACGATGCCGGCACCTCCCTGTCGGAGAAGCTGGTCGAAGACACCCGCATCCCGCTGATCAGCTTCACCGGTTCCACCCAGATCGGCCGCGTGGTCGCTGAAAAGGTCGCCCACCGCCTGGGCCGCTGCCTGCTGGAGCTGGGTGGCAACAACGCCATCATCCTGGACGAGACCGCCGACCTGAAGCTGGCGATTCCCGGCATCGTGTTCGGTGCGGTCGGCACCGCCGGCCAGCGCTGCACCACCACGCGCCGCCTGATCGTGCACGACTCCATCTACGGCAACGTACTGGCCACGCTGGTCAAGGCGTACAAGCAGCTCGACAGCAAGATCGGCGACCCCACCGACCCGGCAAACCTGATGGGCCCGCTCAACAGCCAGGGCGCGGTTGCCCAGTTCCTCGACTCGATCGCCAAGGCCAAGGCCGCTGGCGGCACGGTGGAAGTGGGCGGCACCGCGATCGATCGCCCGGGCAACTTCGTGCTGCCGGCGATCGTCACCGGGCTGCAGAACAGCGACGCGGTGGTGCAGCACGAAACCTTCGCGCCGATCCTGTACGTGATGAAGTACAGCACGCTGGACGAGGCGATCGATCTGCAGAACGGTGTGCCGCAGGGCCTGTCGTCGTCGATCTTCACCCAGAACCTCAAGGCGGCCGAGAAGTTCCTGTCCGCTGCGGGCAGCGATTGCGGCATCGCCAACGTCAACATCGGTACTTCCGGGGCGGAGATCGGCGGTGCGTTCGGTGGCGAAAAGGAAACCGGCGGCGGTCGCGAATCCGGCTCGGATGCGTGGAAGGTCTACATGCGCCGCCAGACCAACACCATCAACTACTCCGATTCGTTGCCGCTGGCCCAGGGCATCAAGTTCGATCTGTGA
- a CDS encoding phosphatase PAP2 family protein translates to MSAAPAESPAGFKVWLRRNAWRMGLLFVGVLVPLGLFVDLADEVHELENFYFDEPLLWSLRSIATPTLDTFFGAISKIGYQYGVIPADIAIVLVLLVLRRWREGTFAALGFGGSALLNMGAKQVFQRDRPSLWESIAPESTFSFPSGHAMGSMTLAAVVIALAWRTRWRWPVTIVASAFALLVGVSRIYLGVHYPSDILGGWSAALVWVVGLYLVMFRGTRRPHWRRTAASV, encoded by the coding sequence ATGTCCGCCGCGCCGGCTGAGTCTCCGGCCGGATTCAAGGTATGGCTGCGCCGTAACGCATGGCGCATGGGGCTGTTGTTCGTCGGCGTGCTGGTGCCGCTGGGTCTGTTCGTGGACCTGGCCGACGAAGTGCATGAGCTGGAAAATTTCTATTTCGACGAACCCTTGCTGTGGAGTTTGCGCAGCATTGCCACCCCGACGCTGGATACGTTTTTCGGGGCGATCTCCAAGATCGGCTACCAGTACGGCGTGATTCCGGCCGATATCGCCATCGTGCTGGTGCTGCTGGTGCTGCGTCGCTGGCGCGAGGGCACCTTTGCGGCGCTGGGCTTCGGCGGTTCGGCACTGCTCAACATGGGGGCCAAGCAGGTCTTCCAGCGCGACCGGCCCAGCCTGTGGGAGTCGATCGCGCCGGAAAGCACCTTCAGCTTTCCCAGCGGTCACGCGATGGGGTCGATGACCTTGGCGGCGGTGGTCATCGCGCTGGCCTGGCGCACCCGCTGGCGTTGGCCGGTGACCATCGTTGCCAGTGCGTTCGCGTTGCTGGTCGGCGTGTCGCGCATCTACCTGGGCGTGCATTACCCCTCCGACATCCTGGGTGGCTGGTCGGCGGCGCTGGTCTGGGTGGTCGGCCTGTATCTGGTGATGTTCCGCGGCACGCGGCGCCCGCATTGGCGTCGCACCGCCGCGTCGGTCTGA
- a CDS encoding VOC family protein, giving the protein MHAVNGIGGIIIKSKDAVALRTWYATQLGVDVQAWGGTVFDAGSREAGPENPLAWAIHDQASSQFENTAAPFIVNYRVDDVQSLVERLRAAGCQVSETVTTSEFGLFAWVIDPDGNKAELWQPT; this is encoded by the coding sequence ATGCACGCAGTGAACGGGATCGGCGGGATCATCATCAAATCCAAGGACGCGGTTGCGTTACGCACCTGGTATGCAACGCAGCTGGGAGTCGATGTACAGGCCTGGGGTGGAACCGTGTTCGATGCGGGATCGCGAGAGGCAGGCCCCGAGAACCCGCTGGCATGGGCAATTCACGATCAGGCGAGCAGCCAGTTCGAGAACACCGCAGCCCCGTTCATCGTGAACTACCGGGTCGATGATGTGCAGTCGCTGGTTGAACGGCTGAGAGCTGCCGGTTGCCAGGTATCGGAGACCGTCACCACCTCGGAATTCGGACTGTTTGCCTGGGTCATCGACCCCGACGGCAACAAGGCGGAACTGTGGCAGCCGACGTGA
- a CDS encoding DMT family transporter, which yields MVTASPASVRAAVWMLISTLAFGLMAISIRFASAHIPTTEIAFFRNAFGLLALLPLIVRPGKPLPRTRQLPQYVARTLIGLASMLCGFWAIGHLPLSQAISLSYSTPLFVTVLAVVWLQEQVRMRRWLAVAAGFIGVLVILRPGSSTFSPGLLVALLAAVISAIVAIQIKQLSRSDDSDTVVFYTYVFWVPMSLIPALFQWSWPQGIDWLWLMATGIFGTAGQLFWTRALKLGEVSALQPISFMQLPLVALLGWWLFGEAIERHTLIGAAIIIGANVYIAHREAVLARRAATHAPVEGAKPGE from the coding sequence TTGGTGACGGCATCGCCGGCGTCGGTGCGCGCCGCCGTCTGGATGCTGATCAGCACGCTCGCCTTCGGCCTGATGGCCATCAGCATCCGGTTTGCCTCCGCGCACATTCCGACCACCGAGATCGCATTCTTCCGCAATGCCTTCGGCCTGCTGGCACTGTTGCCGTTGATCGTGCGTCCGGGCAAGCCGCTGCCGCGCACGCGCCAGCTGCCGCAGTATGTCGCCCGCACCTTGATCGGCCTGGCTTCGATGCTGTGCGGGTTCTGGGCGATCGGGCACCTGCCGCTGTCGCAGGCAATTTCGCTGTCCTATTCCACGCCCTTGTTCGTCACCGTGCTGGCGGTGGTGTGGCTGCAGGAACAGGTGCGCATGCGGCGCTGGCTGGCGGTGGCAGCGGGCTTCATCGGCGTGCTGGTGATCCTGCGACCGGGCTCGTCCACCTTCAGCCCGGGCTTGCTGGTGGCGCTGCTGGCCGCGGTGATCAGCGCCATCGTGGCGATCCAGATCAAGCAGCTCTCGCGCAGCGACGACTCCGACACGGTGGTGTTCTACACCTACGTGTTCTGGGTGCCGATGTCGCTGATTCCCGCGCTGTTCCAGTGGAGCTGGCCGCAGGGCATCGACTGGCTATGGCTGATGGCCACCGGCATCTTCGGCACCGCCGGGCAGTTGTTCTGGACCCGCGCGCTCAAGCTGGGCGAGGTCTCGGCGCTGCAGCCGATCAGCTTCATGCAATTGCCACTGGTGGCGCTGCTGGGCTGGTGGTTGTTCGGCGAGGCGATCGAGCGCCATACCCTGATCGGTGCGGCCATCATCATCGGCGCCAACGTCTACATCGCCCACCGCGAAGCGGTGCTGGCGCGCCGCGCCGCCACCCATGCGCCGGTGGAAGGCGCCAAACCCGGCGAATAA
- the murB gene encoding UDP-N-acetylmuramate dehydrogenase produces the protein MSDAVQPGWHLSEHASLHALNTFHVQATARWLLHIDTPQALPQALSAPQIAGEPLLVLGSGSNVLLAGDPPGCVLCFENRDIAIIAHHADHAIVRAGAGVNWHALVLYSLQQGLSGLENLALIPGTVGASPIQNIGAYGAQVGDFIHAVEAFDRQGQQFVRLGADDCAFGYRDSVFKQQPERYLIVAVEFNLPLLHELRLDYAGIREELARMGAELAGAAEVAQAVINIRRRKLPDPDVLGNAGSFFKNPLLPGEQIAALQATFADMPVYPGEYAGHGKLSAAWLIEHCGWKGRREGDAGVSPDHALVLVNHGSASGAQLLDFARRIAESVRERYSVILEPEPRIIGAHW, from the coding sequence ATGAGCGATGCCGTGCAACCGGGCTGGCACCTGAGCGAACACGCGTCGCTGCATGCGTTGAACACGTTCCATGTGCAGGCCACGGCGCGCTGGCTGTTGCATATCGACACACCCCAGGCCTTGCCACAGGCGCTGTCAGCGCCGCAGATCGCGGGCGAACCGCTGCTGGTGCTGGGCAGCGGCAGCAACGTGCTGCTGGCCGGCGACCCGCCAGGCTGCGTGCTGTGTTTCGAAAACCGCGATATCGCCATCATTGCGCACCATGCCGACCATGCCATCGTGCGTGCCGGCGCTGGAGTGAACTGGCATGCGCTGGTGCTGTATTCGCTGCAACAGGGCCTGTCGGGCCTGGAGAACCTGGCGCTGATACCCGGCACGGTGGGCGCCAGCCCGATCCAGAACATCGGCGCGTATGGCGCGCAGGTGGGCGACTTCATCCATGCGGTGGAGGCCTTCGACCGGCAGGGCCAGCAGTTCGTGCGGCTGGGTGCAGACGACTGCGCGTTCGGCTACCGCGACAGCGTGTTCAAGCAGCAGCCCGAGCGTTACCTGATCGTGGCGGTGGAGTTCAACCTGCCGCTGTTGCACGAACTGCGGCTGGACTATGCCGGCATCCGCGAAGAGCTGGCCCGCATGGGAGCCGAACTGGCCGGTGCAGCGGAAGTGGCGCAGGCGGTGATCAACATCCGCCGGCGCAAGCTGCCGGACCCGGACGTGCTGGGCAATGCCGGCAGTTTCTTCAAGAACCCGCTGCTGCCAGGCGAGCAGATCGCGGCCTTGCAGGCCACCTTTGCCGACATGCCGGTCTACCCCGGCGAATACGCAGGCCATGGCAAGTTGTCGGCGGCGTGGTTGATCGAGCATTGCGGCTGGAAGGGCCGGCGCGAAGGCGATGCCGGCGTGTCGCCGGATCATGCGCTGGTCCTGGTCAACCACGGCAGCGCCAGCGGCGCGCAGTTGCTCGACTTCGCACGGCGCATTGCCGAATCGGTGCGCGAGCGCTACTCGGTGATCCTGGAGCCGGAGCCCCGCATCATCGGAGCACATTGGTGA
- a CDS encoding quinone-dependent dihydroorotate dehydrogenase, producing the protein MYSLARPLLFSLDAERAHALALRSIDTAYRTGTTALLAKRPVPLPTPAFGLMFPNPVGLGAGLDKNGEHIDALMALGFGFVEIGTVTPRAQEGNPKPRMFRLPEYQAVINRMGFNNLGVDALVANVQRARRRGGLLGINIGKNKDTPNEEATSDYRYCMERVYPLADYITVNISSPNTAGLRELQEEQALRRLIADLRETQEALAAQHGKRVPMLVKVAPDLNDRDIDAAARVLADLAVDGVIATNTTVTRTLIANHPLAAEAGGLSGAPLLGQSTLVLRRLRARLPESIPLIGVGGITSGADAVAKMAAGASLVQCYSGLVYRGPPLIGECVDAIRRRREAPSGGAVSPL; encoded by the coding sequence ATGTATTCGCTTGCCCGCCCCTTGCTGTTTTCCCTCGATGCCGAACGCGCCCACGCGCTGGCATTGCGCTCCATCGATACCGCCTACCGCACCGGCACCACGGCGCTGCTGGCCAAGCGCCCGGTGCCGCTGCCGACGCCCGCGTTCGGGCTGATGTTCCCTAACCCGGTCGGGCTCGGCGCCGGGCTGGACAAGAACGGCGAACATATCGACGCGCTGATGGCGCTGGGCTTCGGCTTCGTCGAGATCGGCACGGTGACGCCGCGTGCGCAGGAAGGCAACCCCAAGCCACGCATGTTCCGGCTGCCCGAGTACCAGGCGGTGATCAACCGCATGGGCTTCAACAACCTGGGCGTGGATGCGCTGGTGGCCAATGTGCAGCGCGCGCGCCGTCGCGGCGGCCTGCTCGGCATCAACATCGGCAAGAACAAGGACACCCCCAACGAAGAGGCCACCAGCGATTACCGCTATTGCATGGAGCGGGTGTATCCGCTGGCCGACTACATCACGGTCAATATCTCTTCGCCCAACACCGCCGGTTTGCGCGAGTTGCAGGAAGAACAGGCGCTGCGCCGCCTGATCGCCGACCTGCGCGAAACCCAGGAAGCACTGGCCGCACAACACGGCAAGCGCGTGCCGATGCTGGTGAAGGTGGCGCCGGACCTCAACGACCGCGACATCGATGCGGCCGCGCGCGTGTTGGCCGATCTGGCGGTGGATGGCGTGATCGCCACCAACACCACGGTCACGCGCACCTTGATCGCCAATCATCCGTTGGCTGCGGAAGCCGGCGGCCTGTCGGGCGCACCGTTGCTGGGGCAATCCACCCTGGTGCTGCGCCGCCTGCGCGCACGCCTGCCCGAATCGATTCCGTTGATCGGCGTGGGCGGCATCACCTCCGGCGCCGATGCGGTAGCCAAGATGGCCGCGGGCGCGAGCCTGGTGCAGTGCTATAGCGGGCTGGTGTATCGCGGGCCGCCGCTGATCGGCGAATGCGTCGATGCCATCCGCCGTCGCCGCGAGGCGCCCAGCGGCGGCGCGGTGTCGCCGTTATGA
- the ispG gene encoding flavodoxin-dependent (E)-4-hydroxy-3-methylbut-2-enyl-diphosphate synthase: MHDAVTRPTPPADATAWPRRITQAVRIGSVIVGGGHPVVVQSMTNTDTADIAGSVKQVSELWRAGSEMVRLTVNNAESAAAIPRIVDKLRMMGIEVPLIGDFHYNGHQLLAAEPACAEALAKYRINPGNVGFGKKKDLQFGQLIEFAIKYDKPVRIGANWGSLDQSLAAQLMDENSRQQSPWDAGRVLREALIRSAVDSAERAVELGLPRERIILSAKVSGVQELIAVYRDMAARCDFALHLGLTEAGIGSKGIVASAAALSVLLQEGIGDTIRISLTPEPGQSRTQEVVVAQELLQTTGQRAFTPMVTACPGCGRTTSEFFQELAGVVQNHVRARMPEWKISNPGAENMTLAVMGCVVNGPGESRHANIGISLPGTGEAPSAPVFVDGEKTVTLRGENIARDFIALIDQYVERTYVRRAG, from the coding sequence ATGCATGACGCCGTGACCCGCCCAACCCCTCCCGCCGACGCCACCGCCTGGCCGCGCCGCATCACCCAAGCCGTCAGGATCGGCAGCGTGATCGTGGGCGGAGGCCACCCGGTGGTCGTCCAGTCGATGACCAATACCGATACCGCCGACATCGCCGGCAGCGTCAAACAGGTGTCCGAGCTGTGGCGCGCCGGCTCGGAGATGGTGCGCCTGACCGTCAACAACGCCGAGTCCGCCGCCGCCATCCCGCGCATCGTCGACAAGTTGCGCATGATGGGGATCGAGGTGCCGCTGATCGGCGACTTCCATTACAACGGCCATCAGCTGCTCGCCGCCGAGCCCGCCTGTGCCGAAGCGTTGGCCAAGTACCGCATCAACCCCGGCAATGTCGGCTTCGGCAAGAAGAAGGACCTGCAGTTCGGGCAGCTGATCGAATTCGCCATCAAGTACGACAAGCCGGTGCGTATCGGTGCCAACTGGGGATCGCTGGACCAATCGCTTGCCGCGCAGCTGATGGACGAAAATTCCAGGCAGCAATCGCCGTGGGACGCCGGCCGCGTGCTGCGCGAGGCGTTGATCCGTTCGGCGGTGGATTCGGCCGAGCGGGCGGTGGAACTGGGCTTGCCGCGCGAGCGCATCATCCTGTCGGCCAAGGTCTCCGGCGTGCAGGAGCTGATCGCGGTATACCGCGACATGGCCGCGCGCTGTGATTTTGCGCTGCACCTGGGGCTCACCGAGGCCGGCATCGGCAGCAAGGGCATTGTGGCCTCGGCTGCGGCCCTGAGCGTGTTGTTGCAGGAAGGCATTGGCGACACCATCCGTATTTCGCTGACGCCCGAGCCGGGCCAGTCGCGCACGCAGGAAGTGGTGGTGGCGCAGGAACTGCTGCAGACCACCGGGCAACGCGCGTTCACCCCGATGGTCACCGCGTGCCCGGGCTGCGGTCGCACTACCTCCGAGTTCTTCCAGGAGCTGGCCGGCGTAGTGCAGAACCACGTGCGTGCGCGCATGCCGGAATGGAAGATCTCCAACCCCGGTGCGGAGAACATGACCCTGGCGGTGATGGGGTGCGTGGTCAACGGGCCGGGCGAATCGCGTCACGCCAATATCGGCATCTCATTGCCGGGGACCGGCGAAGCGCCATCGGCGCCGGTGTTCGTGGATGGCGAAAAAACCGTCACCCTGCGTGGCGAGAACATTGCGCGGGACTTCATCGCGCTGATCGATCAGTACGTCGAACGCACCTATGTCCGCCGCGCCGGCTGA
- a CDS encoding AraC family transcriptional regulator, with amino-acid sequence MTISQTPSLTMVQSVNRALDYIEVNLAGKLSLSLIAGAACVSPFHLQRIFRAVVGETPRAFVLRRRLENALGDLSHQPGRPLTEIALARGFSSLSDFSRNFRRHFGYSPAKLDLGACLDARRSALDATLALTSHGDGGGAPNAGEFSVNLRDNPERTVQYVRVHRPFDEGAVGAAALRLLSWARDAGVAHHQWIGYLWDQPRLACADDCRYDVAVEVAHGRPYGDIGLFRFPPMKVAEVVIRGDLQLEARAFTWLRSVWLPASGYLPADLPAFEAWLGLPYAHGNDHFELACQLPIRSPSESNAWDQLRHAKEGRIY; translated from the coding sequence ATGACGATCAGCCAAACGCCATCCCTCACCATGGTCCAGAGCGTGAATCGTGCGCTCGACTACATCGAGGTCAATCTCGCCGGGAAGCTTTCGCTATCCCTGATTGCTGGCGCTGCCTGTGTGTCGCCTTTCCACCTTCAGCGAATCTTTCGTGCCGTAGTGGGTGAAACCCCTCGCGCGTTCGTGCTACGCAGAAGGCTGGAAAACGCCTTGGGCGATCTGTCTCACCAGCCGGGCCGGCCCCTGACCGAGATAGCGCTGGCCCGCGGGTTTTCTTCGCTATCGGATTTCTCGAGAAACTTTCGAAGGCATTTCGGATATTCGCCCGCCAAGTTGGATCTCGGTGCCTGTCTGGACGCGCGCCGGAGCGCACTGGATGCCACCCTGGCACTGACTTCGCATGGAGATGGCGGTGGCGCCCCCAATGCCGGGGAATTTTCGGTCAATCTTCGTGATAATCCCGAGCGCACCGTTCAGTACGTGCGCGTGCATCGTCCATTCGATGAGGGCGCGGTTGGGGCGGCGGCCCTGCGCCTGCTGTCGTGGGCGCGAGATGCCGGCGTGGCACACCATCAGTGGATAGGCTATCTCTGGGATCAACCGCGACTGGCGTGCGCCGACGATTGCCGCTATGACGTCGCGGTGGAAGTGGCACATGGGCGGCCCTACGGCGATATCGGCCTATTCCGGTTTCCGCCGATGAAGGTGGCTGAAGTGGTGATTCGCGGGGATCTGCAGCTGGAGGCGCGTGCCTTCACCTGGTTGCGTTCTGTCTGGCTGCCGGCAAGCGGCTACTTGCCAGCAGACTTGCCCGCCTTCGAGGCATGGCTGGGGTTGCCGTATGCGCACGGTAACGATCACTTCGAGCTTGCGTGCCAGCTTCCCATCCGTAGCCCGTCAGAGTCGAATGCGTGGGATCAGCTGCGGCACGCGAAGGAAGGGCGCATTTACTGA
- a CDS encoding class I SAM-dependent methyltransferase, with protein MAAPSSAQRFNDRVATYVRYRPSYPPQLLRWLHDDLGVTPATPVADIGAGTGISSRLFLEAGYSVTAVEPNPAMRAAAQQWLAEFGSFQAIDGTAEATGLADASVGLVSAAQAFHWFDTQAVRREWARILQPGGLAVVYWNSRELDSTAFLRGYEQLLLDYGTDYSAVAERYQDDAAMQAWFGDGFRAMARFPNVQRLDFDALRGRLLSSSYAPLAHDARHAPMLAALRALFDAYAHDGVIDFHYQTRIFAGSLN; from the coding sequence ATGGCCGCGCCCTCCTCGGCCCAGCGTTTCAATGACCGGGTAGCGACGTATGTGCGCTACCGGCCGAGCTATCCGCCGCAGCTGCTGCGCTGGCTGCACGACGACCTGGGCGTCACCCCTGCCACGCCGGTGGCCGATATCGGCGCCGGCACCGGCATCTCCAGCCGCCTGTTCCTGGAGGCCGGCTACTCGGTCACCGCAGTGGAACCGAACCCTGCCATGCGCGCAGCCGCGCAACAATGGCTGGCGGAATTCGGCAGCTTCCAGGCCATCGACGGCACCGCCGAGGCCACCGGGCTGGCCGATGCCAGCGTTGGCCTGGTGTCGGCAGCGCAGGCCTTCCACTGGTTCGATACCCAGGCCGTGCGCCGCGAGTGGGCACGTATCCTGCAGCCCGGCGGCCTGGCGGTGGTGTACTGGAACTCGCGCGAACTGGACTCCACCGCGTTCCTGCGCGGCTACGAACAGCTGCTGCTGGACTACGGCACCGACTATTCGGCGGTGGCAGAACGCTACCAGGACGATGCGGCCATGCAGGCCTGGTTCGGCGATGGATTTCGGGCGATGGCGCGCTTTCCCAATGTACAGCGGCTGGATTTCGACGCCTTGCGTGGCCGCCTGCTGTCCTCGTCGTATGCGCCGCTGGCGCACGATGCACGCCACGCGCCGATGCTGGCCGCGCTGCGCGCCCTGTTCGACGCATACGCGCACGACGGGGTGATCGACTTCCATTACCAGACCCGCATTTTCGCCGGGAGTTTGAACTGA